The region GCTGCCGCCGAACACCGAGGGCCGGCTCTACTTCGTCGACGCGACGGGCCGCGGCATCGTCTATCCGAACGACCCTGAGAAGTCGAAGTCCGCGCACCTGCGGCCCGGCGTCTTCACGCTCGGCGAAGTCGGCTACGTGAACGAGGAAGGCTTCGTCTTCATCACCGACCGCTTCTCCGACATGGTCGTCTCCGGCGGCGCGAACCTCTACCCCGCCGAAGCGGAGCAAGTCCTCATCAACCACCCCGACGTCGTCGACGTCGCGTGCATCGGCATCCCCCACGCAGAGATGGGCGAGGAGATGATCGGCCTCGCGATCAAGCAGCCCGGCAGCACCGTGACGAGCCAGGAGTTGGTCGCGTGGTGCCGCGAGCGCCTCTCGCACTACAAGTGCCCGAAGCGCATCGAGTTCGTGCCGGACCTCGGTCGCACGGCGGCGGGCAAGATCAACAAGAAGAAGCTGCGCGATCCGTACTGGAAGAATGCGAGTGCTTGAGGCGTAGGCGCTCAGGGTCTGCGCCAGACGAACGCGAAGCTGATCGGGACATCGCGTTGCGAGGCCCAGCTCGGCTTCTGCGCGATCCAGCGCTCGTCGACCACCTGCTCGCGCATCTCTGCGAGCGACCAGCCGGCTGCAAGCGCGCCTCGGACGTGGTCGGAGAACAAGTGCACGTGGGTCGCGATCGCGACCGGCGAGCCCGGCAGCTCCTCGAAGTGCGTGGGCATCCCCGTCTTCATCATGAAGAACGGATGGAAGCCGACAACGACATGCACGCCGTGGGCGCGCGTGAGACGCGCGGACTCGCGGTACAGGGAATCGAGCTCGTCCAGATGCTCGTCCACGAGGACGGTCGTAACGAGGTCGTAGGCAGCGCCGGGCAATCCCGTCGCACTCGCTTCGGCGACCCGCAGGCTCGCGAAAACCCCTCGGCGCTCCGCGTGCTCGAGCATCGCGGGCGTGAGGTCGACCCCGTCGACCGACTTCACTCCTCGCCGTACCAGCCACTCCCCAGTCCGGCCCGTGCCGCAGCCGAGATCGGCAGCGCGCTTCATCTCCGACCAGCGGACCGAAGTCAGCTGATCGA is a window of Deltaproteobacteria bacterium DNA encoding:
- a CDS encoding methyltransferase domain-containing protein, with the translated sequence MPKFASFDTRGYPTVSPRDGYERWAPTYEATIKPDMDTWLLDQLTSVRWSEMKRAADLGCGTGRTGEWLVRRGVKSVDGVDLTPAMLEHAERRGVFASLRVAEASATGLPGAAYDLVTTVLVDEHLDELDSLYRESARLTRAHGVHVVVGFHPFFMMKTGMPTHFEELPGSPVAIATHVHLFSDHVRGALAAGWSLAEMREQVVDERWIAQKPSWASQRDVPISFAFVWRRP